One stretch of Actinacidiphila sp. DG2A-62 DNA includes these proteins:
- a CDS encoding CaiB/BaiF CoA transferase family protein, producing the protein MTDTSQSDRTPSRPLAGTVVLDLTTALSGPYATLLLGGLGATVVKVENPATGGDSARTNSPYYGPNGLSAARTSETDMSVSMMGRGRNKKSITMNLKDARGRATFLRLARNADIVVENYAAGTADRLGVGYEDVRAVNPSVIYTSISGFGAGGGTAKAMDSIIQALSGVMYTAGEPGTDPVRFGLPVGDLLAPLYAVIGTLAAKLQRDQDGVGQHVDVSMLGALTSLLSTEPFDALAQVGMPLRSGNAVPRLAPFGIFPAKDGQIALCGPTDTFARGVFRAMGRPELIDDERFATRDQRVRHATELHEMVGAWSQGRPRAEAVAALTGQGVPAAEVLEPADALRNPDVLRREEVVELGHPQHGSTGLMGPGVPIRFSYADVRLDQPAPHLGEHTEELLAEIGGLSAQEIAARRREGVV; encoded by the coding sequence GTGACCGACACGTCGCAATCCGACCGCACGCCGAGCCGCCCGCTGGCCGGCACCGTGGTCCTCGACCTGACCACGGCGCTGTCCGGTCCCTACGCCACGCTGCTGCTCGGCGGGCTCGGCGCCACCGTCGTGAAGGTCGAGAACCCCGCCACCGGCGGCGACAGCGCCCGCACCAACTCGCCGTACTACGGACCGAACGGGCTGAGCGCCGCCAGGACCTCCGAGACCGACATGTCGGTGTCGATGATGGGCCGCGGGCGCAACAAGAAGAGCATCACCATGAACCTGAAGGACGCGCGGGGACGCGCGACCTTCCTGCGGCTGGCCCGCAACGCGGACATCGTCGTGGAGAACTACGCGGCGGGCACCGCGGACCGCCTCGGCGTCGGCTACGAGGACGTGCGGGCGGTCAACCCGTCGGTGATCTACACCTCGATCAGCGGGTTCGGCGCCGGCGGCGGCACCGCCAAGGCGATGGACTCCATCATCCAGGCGCTGAGCGGGGTGATGTACACGGCGGGCGAGCCGGGCACCGACCCGGTCCGCTTCGGCCTGCCGGTCGGCGATCTGCTGGCGCCGCTCTACGCGGTCATCGGCACCCTGGCCGCCAAGCTCCAGCGCGACCAGGACGGGGTGGGCCAGCACGTCGACGTCTCCATGCTCGGCGCGCTGACCTCGCTGCTGTCCACCGAGCCCTTCGACGCCCTCGCGCAGGTCGGCATGCCGCTGCGCTCGGGCAACGCGGTGCCGCGGCTGGCGCCGTTCGGCATCTTCCCGGCCAAGGACGGGCAGATCGCGCTGTGCGGGCCGACCGACACCTTCGCCCGCGGCGTCTTCCGGGCGATGGGCCGCCCGGAGCTGATCGACGACGAGCGGTTCGCCACCCGCGACCAGCGGGTGCGGCACGCGACCGAGCTCCACGAGATGGTCGGCGCCTGGTCGCAGGGCCGGCCGCGCGCCGAGGCCGTCGCCGCCCTGACCGGGCAGGGCGTGCCGGCCGCCGAGGTGCTGGAGCCGGCGGACGCGCTGCGCAACCCCGACGTGCTGCGCCGCGAGGAGGTCGTCGAACTCGGCCACCCCCAGCACGGCTCCACCGGCCTGATGGGCCCCGGCGTCCCCATCCGGTTCTCCTACGCCGACGTCCGGCTCGACCA
- a CDS encoding CapA family protein, which translates to MTTLLAVGDIILDEPDPDSFFEPSRPVLLGADAVVGHVEVPHSTTTTQTSTDVPAPPADPAALGALARAGFSAVTLAGNHIADAGPEGVLDTVRHAREHGLATAGAGATLAEARTPAVVRAGDRTVAVLSYNCVGPRESWATSAKPGCAYVHVLTHYELDHASPGGPPSTYTFAEPASLDAMRQDVRAARKRADIVVVGLHKGVGHTPAVLAMYERPVAQAAIDAGAHAVFAHHAHIMRGIEIYRGRPVYHGLGNFVTVTRALTPADGDDSPERRAWARRRVELYGFAPDPDMPYYPFHPESRNTVVASVEVDDDGRVHARLLPCRIDDRGRPVPVTRTSGGEDVLDYVRDISRRAGLDTRFDWSGDDIVTITQGEQR; encoded by the coding sequence ATGACGACGCTCCTCGCCGTCGGCGACATCATCCTCGACGAGCCCGACCCGGACTCGTTCTTCGAGCCGAGCCGTCCGGTCCTGCTGGGCGCGGACGCGGTCGTCGGCCACGTGGAGGTGCCGCACTCGACCACCACGACGCAGACCAGCACGGACGTCCCGGCCCCGCCGGCCGATCCGGCGGCGCTGGGCGCCCTGGCCCGCGCGGGCTTCTCCGCGGTGACGCTGGCCGGCAACCACATCGCCGACGCCGGGCCCGAGGGCGTGCTCGACACCGTGCGGCACGCCCGCGAGCACGGCCTCGCCACGGCGGGCGCGGGCGCGACTCTCGCCGAGGCCAGGACGCCGGCCGTGGTCCGCGCCGGCGACCGCACCGTGGCCGTGCTGAGCTACAACTGCGTCGGCCCGCGCGAGAGCTGGGCGACCTCGGCGAAGCCCGGCTGCGCCTACGTCCATGTGCTGACGCACTACGAGCTGGACCACGCGAGCCCGGGCGGGCCGCCCAGCACGTACACCTTCGCCGAGCCCGCCAGCCTCGACGCGATGCGGCAGGACGTCCGGGCCGCCCGGAAGCGGGCGGACATCGTGGTGGTCGGCCTGCACAAGGGCGTCGGGCACACCCCGGCCGTGCTCGCGATGTACGAACGGCCGGTGGCGCAGGCCGCGATCGATGCCGGCGCCCACGCGGTCTTCGCCCACCACGCGCACATCATGCGCGGCATCGAGATCTACCGCGGCCGGCCCGTCTACCACGGCCTGGGGAACTTCGTGACCGTCACCCGCGCCCTCACCCCCGCCGACGGCGACGACAGCCCGGAACGCCGGGCGTGGGCGCGGCGCAGGGTCGAGCTCTACGGCTTCGCCCCGGACCCGGACATGCCGTACTACCCCTTCCACCCCGAGTCCAGGAACACCGTCGTCGCCTCCGTCGAGGTCGACGACGACGGGCGGGTGCACGCCCGGCTGCTGCCGTGCCGCATCGACGACCGGGGCCGGCCCGTGCCCGTGACCAGGACGTCGGGCGGCGAGGACGTCCTCGACTACGTCCGCGACATCAGCCGCAGGGCCGGCCTGGACACCCGCTTCGACTGGAGCGGCGACGACATCGTGACCATCACGCAGGGAGAACAGCGGTGA
- a CDS encoding alpha/beta fold hydrolase — MSILALDGADVWFEQHGAGGDVVISSASGFGPYPAILAEDPYDCTVVTVQARGFGRSTHLARPPAAGWLDQWGADVLAVADHLGIDTFVYTGVSHGAGIGWHLARNHPERLRALVSVVGTPHDRSGDTSSSAGRRRVVEGRRDPAVLREQFGIIGGPTEGEERLGIRERTLARLVEHHLAYTEEEALVNQGMPFPEAADNEELAKILATVEVPVLSLAGLRDGVISPQSALRAATAVRHSKTVLFEDEGHFMAEERPRRLAREVKVFLAELADYETNGGHWR; from the coding sequence GTGAGCATCCTGGCCCTCGACGGCGCCGACGTCTGGTTCGAACAGCACGGCGCGGGCGGTGACGTCGTCATCTCCAGCGCCTCCGGCTTCGGGCCGTATCCGGCGATCCTCGCCGAGGACCCGTACGACTGCACGGTCGTGACGGTGCAGGCGCGGGGGTTCGGACGCTCGACGCACCTGGCCCGGCCGCCTGCCGCTGGCTGGCTGGACCAGTGGGGCGCGGACGTGCTGGCCGTCGCCGACCACCTCGGCATCGACACCTTCGTCTACACCGGCGTCTCGCACGGCGCCGGCATCGGCTGGCACCTCGCCCGCAACCATCCCGAGCGGCTGCGGGCCCTGGTCAGCGTCGTGGGCACCCCGCACGACCGTTCCGGGGACACCTCGTCGTCGGCCGGGCGCAGACGCGTCGTCGAAGGACGCCGCGATCCGGCGGTCCTGCGCGAGCAGTTCGGCATCATCGGCGGCCCGACCGAGGGCGAGGAGCGGCTCGGCATCCGCGAGCGGACGCTCGCCCGGCTGGTGGAGCACCACCTCGCCTACACCGAGGAGGAGGCGCTGGTGAACCAGGGCATGCCCTTCCCCGAGGCCGCGGACAACGAGGAACTGGCGAAGATCCTGGCCACCGTCGAGGTGCCCGTGCTGTCCCTGGCCGGGCTGCGCGACGGCGTCATCTCCCCGCAGTCGGCGCTGCGCGCCGCGACCGCGGTGCGGCACAGCAAGACCGTGCTGTTCGAGGACGAGGGCCACTTCATGGCCGAGGAGCGCCCGCGGCGGCTGGCCCGCGAGGTGAAGGTCTTCCTCGCCGAACTCGCCGACTACGAGACCAACGGAGGGCACTGGCGATGA
- a CDS encoding alpha/beta hydrolase domain-containing protein — MTLRHLHELEVTAASQPLGTSRLPADGVGVDLGPHGYREREFLAAGTAGEYRHRDGVLEQMGEQPYVTRVLVRAPTAERFNGVVLAEPLHPDYDSASTWQTAHPWITGTGAAWVGITQDHRMAATMREAFDPRRYGELSIPAAGLRWDVVGGILAALRTPARSPLAGLADRVRHVYLSGWSNTGSFCRVFLGDGFHQRHRLPGGAPAVDGYLIGISSGAAGAAGYPPLGDGSPVLPDDDPRRVIGPADVPVMEMLSELESETHRPALREDSDAPGDRYRLYQVAGTSHDNPHLWPVLTNRTQFARRGHDVPLRRINERLSDARMDAVARAGYALLHRWASTGAAPPRVERFSYADPEGAGAVQELARDERGNVLGSVRTPWVEAPLAAYRPHSTPAPGYCRPSPWAPMGTAEMVAAMIGHADPLPACELRALYPTRRHYLDRYEAACARLTAQGLLLEADARALLAAARDRALPHLPDEAAGTAAVQEKGTRS; from the coding sequence ATGACCCTGCGCCACCTGCACGAGCTGGAGGTCACCGCGGCCTCGCAGCCGCTGGGCACCAGCCGCCTGCCGGCGGACGGCGTCGGCGTCGACCTCGGGCCGCACGGCTACCGGGAGCGCGAGTTCCTCGCCGCCGGCACCGCCGGGGAGTACCGCCACCGCGACGGCGTGCTGGAACAGATGGGCGAACAGCCGTACGTCACCCGGGTCCTGGTGCGCGCCCCGACCGCCGAGCGCTTCAACGGCGTCGTCCTGGCCGAACCGCTGCATCCCGACTACGACAGCGCGAGCACCTGGCAGACCGCGCACCCCTGGATCACCGGCACCGGAGCCGCCTGGGTGGGCATCACCCAGGACCACCGGATGGCGGCCACGATGCGCGAGGCGTTCGACCCCCGGCGCTACGGCGAGCTGTCGATCCCCGCCGCCGGACTGCGCTGGGACGTCGTCGGCGGCATCCTCGCCGCGCTGCGCACCCCCGCCCGCAGCCCGCTGGCCGGCCTGGCCGACCGGGTGCGGCACGTCTACCTGTCGGGCTGGTCGAACACCGGGAGCTTCTGCCGGGTGTTCCTGGGCGACGGCTTCCACCAGCGGCACCGCCTGCCCGGCGGGGCGCCGGCGGTGGACGGCTACCTCATCGGCATCTCCTCCGGGGCCGCCGGCGCCGCGGGCTACCCGCCGCTGGGCGACGGCTCCCCGGTGCTGCCGGACGACGACCCGCGGCGCGTCATCGGCCCCGCCGACGTACCGGTCATGGAGATGCTCAGCGAGCTGGAGAGCGAGACGCACCGCCCGGCGCTGCGCGAGGACAGCGACGCGCCCGGCGACCGCTACCGCCTCTACCAGGTCGCCGGCACCTCCCACGACAACCCGCACCTGTGGCCGGTGCTGACCAACCGCACCCAGTTCGCGCGGCGCGGGCACGACGTGCCGCTGCGGCGCATCAACGAACGGCTCAGCGACGCCCGGATGGACGCCGTGGCCCGCGCCGGGTACGCCCTGCTGCACCGCTGGGCGTCCACCGGCGCCGCTCCGCCGCGCGTGGAGCGCTTCTCCTACGCCGACCCCGAGGGCGCCGGGGCCGTGCAGGAACTGGCCCGCGACGAGCGGGGCAACGTCCTGGGCAGTGTCCGCACCCCCTGGGTCGAGGCCCCGCTGGCGGCCTACCGCCCGCACAGCACGCCGGCGCCCGGTTACTGCCGCCCCTCGCCCTGGGCGCCCATGGGCACCGCGGAGATGGTCGCCGCGATGATCGGCCACGCGGACCCGCTGCCGGCCTGCGAACTGCGCGCGCTCTACCCGACCCGGCGGCACTACCTGGACCGGTACGAGGCCGCGTGCGCGCGGCTCACCGCCCAGGGGCTGCTCCTGGAGGCCGACGCGCGGGCACTGCTGGCCGCCGCGCGCGACCGCGCACTCCCCCATCTGCCCGACGAGGCCGCCGGCACAGCGGCGGTCCAGGAGAAAGGAACCCGTTCGTGA
- a CDS encoding oligopeptide/dipeptide ABC transporter ATP-binding protein has translation MKSGAAKGGAAKGAAQADAAAELTVSDLVVDYPIGRRRHRRAVDRVSLSVPAGRAVGLVGESGSGKSSVAKAVLGMAPLSSGQVAYGDQVLNGLRRGARPQDIQVVFQDPYSSLDPTKTIGYTLQEPLRAHAARTGRPLPPADREERVRAMLSKVGLPAQTADRYPAQFSGGQRQRISIARALILQPRLLICDEAVSALDLSVQAQILNLLLELQQDLGLSLLFITHDLSVVHHIAEDLVVLFRGRVMETGPAELVHRRPQHPYTRQLVVSAPLQDLDRQRRRRERREALALPPARQAPLGDACPFAHRCPFAVDRCRSERPLLRPAPLGGQVACHRADELPPWSDDLTHPREATGSTAP, from the coding sequence GTGAAGAGCGGCGCCGCGAAAGGTGGCGCCGCGAAGGGCGCGGCACAGGCGGACGCCGCGGCCGAACTCACCGTCAGCGACCTCGTGGTGGACTACCCGATCGGCCGCCGCCGGCACCGCCGGGCGGTGGACCGGGTGAGCCTGAGCGTCCCGGCCGGCCGCGCGGTCGGCCTGGTCGGCGAGTCCGGGTCGGGCAAGTCCAGCGTCGCCAAGGCCGTTCTCGGCATGGCCCCGCTCAGCTCCGGCCAGGTCGCGTACGGCGACCAGGTGCTGAACGGGCTGCGCCGCGGCGCCCGGCCGCAGGACATCCAGGTGGTCTTCCAGGACCCGTACAGCTCCCTGGACCCGACCAAGACCATCGGCTACACCCTCCAGGAGCCGCTGCGCGCGCACGCCGCCCGTACCGGCCGCCCGCTGCCGCCGGCCGACCGCGAGGAACGCGTACGGGCCATGCTGTCCAAGGTCGGGCTGCCCGCGCAGACGGCGGACCGCTACCCGGCCCAGTTCTCCGGCGGGCAGCGCCAGCGCATCTCCATCGCCCGCGCGCTCATCCTCCAGCCGCGGCTGCTGATCTGTGACGAGGCCGTCAGCGCGCTCGACCTGTCGGTCCAGGCGCAGATCCTCAACCTGCTCCTGGAGCTGCAGCAGGACCTGGGCCTGTCGCTGCTGTTCATCACCCACGACCTGTCGGTCGTCCATCACATCGCCGAGGATCTCGTGGTCCTCTTCCGCGGCCGGGTGATGGAGACCGGGCCGGCGGAGCTCGTCCACCGGCGGCCGCAGCACCCCTACACCCGCCAGCTCGTCGTGTCGGCGCCGCTGCAGGACCTCGACCGGCAGCGCAGGCGCCGCGAGCGCCGGGAGGCGCTGGCCCTGCCGCCGGCCCGGCAGGCCCCGCTCGGCGACGCCTGCCCGTTCGCGCACCGCTGCCCCTTCGCGGTCGACCGGTGCCGCAGCGAACGGCCCCTGCTGCGGCCCGCGCCCCTGGGCGGGCAGGTCGCCTGCCACCGCGCCGACGAGCTGCCGCCCTGGTCCGACGACCTCACCCACCCCCGCGAGGCGACCGGGAGCACCGCGCCATGA
- a CDS encoding oligopeptide/dipeptide ABC transporter ATP-binding protein, with the protein MQADILALLRRLQRESGMAVLLVTHDWGVVADICSHVAVMYAGQVVERASAEEAFGAAAHPYTAALMASSPENAPRRAPIHAVAGSVPPPGSRFDGCRFKDRCALSESDCAGHDIPLIRVNEERVSRCIHTELLQAQP; encoded by the coding sequence GTGCAGGCGGACATCCTGGCCCTGCTGCGCCGTCTGCAGCGCGAGAGCGGCATGGCCGTCCTGCTGGTCACCCACGACTGGGGCGTGGTCGCCGACATCTGCAGCCACGTGGCGGTCATGTACGCAGGCCAGGTCGTCGAACGGGCCTCGGCCGAGGAGGCCTTCGGCGCCGCCGCCCACCCGTACACCGCCGCGCTCATGGCCTCCAGCCCGGAGAACGCCCCGCGGCGCGCGCCGATCCACGCCGTCGCCGGGTCCGTTCCGCCGCCGGGCAGCCGCTTCGACGGCTGCCGGTTCAAGGACCGGTGCGCCCTGTCGGAGTCCGACTGCGCGGGCCACGACATCCCGCTGATCCGAGTGAACGAGGAGCGTGTCAGCCGATGCATCCACACCGAACTCCTCCAGGCGCAGCCGTGA
- a CDS encoding ATP-binding cassette domain-containing protein, whose product MRDLSVSFLTPRGEVEVLSGVSFDLDAGQTLGLVGESGSGKSVTARAVLGLLEANGAVTGGSVVFDGRELTRATGKELAALRGTRIALISQEPMVALDPSFRIGSQLSEIVRAHTGMSRQAARRRVLELMEMVELPDPEEMARRYPFQISGGMAQRVAIAAALAGSPTC is encoded by the coding sequence GTGCGCGACCTGAGCGTCTCCTTCCTCACCCCGCGCGGCGAGGTGGAGGTCCTCTCCGGCGTCAGCTTCGACCTGGACGCCGGGCAGACCCTCGGCCTGGTCGGCGAGTCCGGCAGCGGCAAGTCCGTCACGGCGCGGGCGGTCCTCGGCCTGTTGGAGGCCAACGGCGCCGTCACCGGCGGCTCGGTGGTCTTCGACGGCCGCGAGCTGACCCGGGCCACCGGCAAGGAGCTGGCCGCCCTGCGCGGCACCCGGATCGCCCTGATCTCGCAGGAGCCCATGGTCGCGCTCGACCCCTCCTTCCGGATCGGGTCGCAGCTGTCGGAGATCGTGCGGGCGCACACCGGGATGTCCCGGCAGGCCGCGCGGCGCCGGGTGCTCGAACTCATGGAGATGGTCGAGCTCCCCGACCCCGAGGAGATGGCCAGGCGCTACCCGTTCCAGATCTCCGGCGGGATGGCCCAGCGCGTCGCCATCGCGGCCGCCCTGGCCGGCTCCCCGACCTGCTGA
- a CDS encoding ABC transporter permease: protein MTTATDSPAIRRGVLRAVLATWRGRITAGFLLLLFVCCLLAPVIAPADPLHQSLRDILDKPSGAHWLGTDSLGRDVLSRLLYGGRSSIIGILEGVAAHLAVAVPLGVATGYLGGRFDRFVMRAADIVMSVPVIVILLAILSIFDHSIAAAMITLGVLGASGTMRIVRGAAMTARQELYVSAAELLGLSRTQIIFRHILPRCRGVIIVQTSLFAALAIGIQTGLTFLGLGPPPPAATWGGMVNEAATTLSTAPWLLVPSGGLIALTVLALGVLGDTVRDVTAQNHTSSGGLRVKKSARRRAGAAPARPPRGPPCCRCAT from the coding sequence ATGACCACGGCAACCGACTCCCCCGCCATCAGACGCGGTGTCCTGCGCGCGGTGCTGGCCACCTGGCGCGGCCGGATCACCGCGGGATTCCTCCTGCTGCTGTTCGTCTGCTGCCTGCTCGCCCCGGTCATCGCGCCGGCCGACCCGCTGCACCAGAGCCTGCGGGACATCCTCGACAAGCCCTCCGGCGCGCACTGGCTGGGCACCGACAGCCTGGGCCGGGACGTGCTGAGCCGGCTGCTGTACGGCGGCCGGTCGTCCATCATCGGCATCCTGGAGGGCGTGGCCGCGCACCTGGCGGTCGCGGTGCCGCTCGGCGTCGCCACCGGCTATCTGGGCGGCAGGTTCGACCGGTTCGTCATGCGGGCCGCCGACATCGTGATGTCGGTGCCGGTGATCGTGATCCTGCTGGCCATCCTCTCCATCTTCGACCACTCCATCGCCGCCGCGATGATCACTCTCGGCGTGCTCGGCGCCTCGGGCACGATGCGCATCGTCCGCGGCGCGGCGATGACGGCCCGGCAGGAGCTGTACGTCTCGGCCGCCGAGCTGCTCGGGCTGAGCCGCACCCAGATCATCTTCCGGCACATCCTGCCGCGCTGCCGCGGCGTCATCATCGTCCAGACCTCGCTGTTCGCCGCGCTGGCCATCGGCATCCAGACCGGTCTGACCTTCCTCGGGCTCGGCCCGCCGCCGCCCGCCGCGACCTGGGGCGGCATGGTCAACGAGGCGGCCACCACGCTGAGCACGGCGCCGTGGCTGCTGGTTCCGTCCGGCGGCCTGATCGCCCTGACCGTGCTCGCCCTGGGCGTGCTCGGCGACACGGTGCGCGACGTCACCGCGCAGAACCACACCTCCTCCGGCGGCCTGCGGGTCAAGAAGAGCGCCCGCCGGCGTGCCGGGGCCGCGCCGGCCCGGCCCCCAAGGGGACCGCCCTGCTGTCGGTGCGCGACCTGA
- a CDS encoding ABC transporter permease, producing MWRLIAHRLVMSIPLLLIVSLIVFGLEAVVPGDAARTILGENATPQSLAALRDQLGLDDPWAVRYWHWLSGALHGDLGTSIISGVDVMSSLNSRLGVTLSLLVPSMLLSAVAGVALGFASAVRGGALGRFIDVVSLFGFALPSFWIALILVTFFAVHLGWLPATGYQDFAASPAGWLKSIVLPVLALSLQGITSVAKQTRDTVMEVLETDYVKFLRANGVPERSVRYRHVLRNAAIPVVTSLGLVSVGMLSGAVFIENVFVLPGLGSLATQATLDHDVPVILGVGVFFTLSVIVINLLIDLAYGLLNPKVRVS from the coding sequence GTGTGGCGGCTGATAGCCCATCGCCTCGTGATGTCGATCCCCCTCCTGCTGATCGTCTCCCTGATCGTCTTCGGCCTGGAGGCGGTCGTGCCGGGCGACGCCGCCCGCACGATCCTCGGGGAGAACGCGACGCCCCAGAGCCTGGCCGCGCTGCGCGACCAGCTCGGACTCGACGACCCGTGGGCCGTCCGCTACTGGCACTGGCTGTCCGGCGCCCTGCACGGCGACCTGGGCACCTCGATCATCAGCGGTGTGGACGTGATGTCCAGCCTGAACAGCCGGCTGGGCGTCACGCTGTCGCTGCTGGTGCCGAGCATGCTGCTGAGCGCCGTCGCCGGAGTCGCCCTCGGCTTCGCCAGCGCGGTGCGCGGCGGCGCGCTGGGCCGGTTCATCGACGTGGTCTCGCTGTTCGGCTTCGCGCTGCCCAGCTTCTGGATCGCCCTGATCCTGGTCACCTTCTTCGCCGTGCACCTGGGCTGGCTGCCGGCCACCGGCTACCAGGACTTCGCGGCCTCCCCCGCGGGGTGGCTGAAGTCGATCGTGCTGCCCGTGCTGGCGCTGAGCCTGCAGGGCATCACCTCCGTCGCCAAGCAGACCCGCGACACCGTGATGGAGGTGCTGGAGACCGACTACGTGAAGTTCCTGCGGGCCAACGGCGTCCCGGAGCGGTCGGTGCGCTACCGGCACGTGCTGCGCAACGCCGCCATCCCGGTGGTGACCTCGCTGGGACTGGTCTCCGTCGGGATGCTCAGCGGGGCGGTGTTCATCGAGAACGTCTTCGTCCTGCCCGGCCTCGGTTCGCTCGCCACGCAGGCCACCCTCGACCACGACGTGCCGGTGATCCTCGGCGTCGGCGTCTTCTTCACCCTCTCCGTGATCGTCATCAACCTCCTGATCGACCTCGCCTACGGCCTCCTCAACCCGAAGGTCCGCGTCTCATGA
- a CDS encoding ABC transporter substrate-binding protein has product MHGFISASGRHPGTTRPRLAAVAAACAVALAGCSGGGAGSQTSSQLSLQFPGPPVSLDPAKAGNGGSAVFVSLAYDPLIYLSGKGELVPDLATRWGFTDRTNKVFELTLRQGVTFSDGSALDAKAAVASMNYFLGAGGGLVGKVGPVDKIEAVAPTKVRITYKKPTPEAASTLTQYNGMGNLIGPKGLAAPASLLTSSDGTGQFVYDGATSVSGNRYVYKKNPHYFQPAAQHFDSAVVRVINNPNAVLSAAQTGQVQFASGSSNTASAAKRSGLKVDTAPFFNWSLNLVDRKGAVAPALADVRVRQAIALAFDRPAIAKALAGAYASGSNQVLLPGTDGYDRGIGYGYDVAKAKSLLTQAGYPNGFKLKVLTESVLDVNDTYSQAIADALKAIGIDVTLQVQTTGIAQFTADALSKKYAAVIFPTAGTTMSELNSQIMSGLFNPFGSADGTLDSILQQAATATDAQTRTTRYQQASKRLQDLAWTVPIFATQNVYYTAAALENVQSSVLNPNPMPVGPTADLSWRLK; this is encoded by the coding sequence ATGCACGGCTTCATCTCCGCCTCCGGGCGCCACCCAGGAACCACCCGTCCGCGTCTGGCGGCTGTGGCCGCCGCCTGCGCCGTGGCGCTGGCAGGCTGCTCCGGCGGTGGGGCCGGTTCGCAGACCAGTTCCCAACTGTCCCTGCAGTTCCCCGGGCCGCCGGTGAGCCTGGACCCGGCCAAGGCCGGCAACGGCGGCTCCGCGGTCTTCGTCTCGCTGGCCTACGACCCGCTGATCTACCTCAGCGGCAAGGGCGAGCTGGTCCCCGACCTGGCCACGCGGTGGGGCTTCACCGACCGAACCAACAAGGTGTTCGAGCTGACCCTGCGCCAGGGCGTGACGTTCTCCGACGGCTCCGCGCTGGACGCCAAGGCGGCCGTCGCCTCGATGAACTACTTCCTGGGCGCGGGCGGCGGCCTGGTCGGCAAGGTGGGGCCGGTCGACAAGATCGAGGCCGTCGCGCCCACCAAGGTGCGCATCACCTACAAGAAGCCCACCCCGGAGGCTGCGTCCACGCTGACCCAGTACAACGGGATGGGCAACCTCATCGGGCCCAAGGGGCTCGCCGCCCCCGCGTCACTGCTGACCTCCAGCGACGGCACCGGCCAGTTCGTCTACGACGGCGCCACCTCGGTCTCCGGCAACCGGTACGTGTACAAGAAGAACCCGCACTACTTCCAGCCGGCCGCCCAGCACTTCGACTCCGCGGTCGTCCGGGTCATCAACAACCCGAACGCCGTGCTGTCGGCCGCCCAGACCGGCCAGGTCCAGTTCGCCTCCGGCAGCTCCAACACCGCGTCCGCCGCCAAGCGGTCGGGCCTGAAGGTCGACACCGCGCCCTTCTTCAACTGGTCGCTCAACCTGGTCGACCGCAAGGGCGCCGTCGCCCCCGCCCTCGCCGACGTGCGGGTGCGGCAGGCGATCGCGCTGGCCTTCGACCGCCCCGCGATCGCCAAGGCGCTGGCCGGCGCGTACGCCTCGGGCAGCAACCAGGTGCTGCTGCCGGGGACCGATGGCTACGACCGCGGCATCGGCTACGGCTACGACGTGGCCAAGGCCAAGTCCCTGCTCACGCAGGCGGGTTACCCGAACGGGTTCAAGCTGAAGGTCCTGACGGAGTCCGTGCTCGACGTCAACGACACCTACTCGCAGGCCATCGCCGACGCGCTGAAGGCCATCGGCATCGACGTCACGCTCCAGGTGCAGACCACGGGCATCGCCCAGTTCACCGCGGACGCCCTGTCCAAGAAGTACGCCGCGGTGATCTTCCCCACCGCCGGCACCACCATGTCCGAGCTGAACTCGCAGATCATGAGCGGCCTGTTCAACCCCTTCGGCTCGGCCGACGGCACGCTCGACTCCATCCTGCAGCAGGCCGCGACGGCCACCGACGCGCAGACCCGCACCACGCGCTACCAGCAGGCGTCGAAGCGGCTGCAGGACCTGGCCTGGACCGTGCCGATCTTCGCCACCCAGAACGTCTACTACACGGCGGCGGCGCTGGAGAACGTCCAGTCGTCGGTGCTGAACCCCAACCCCATGCCCGTGGGCCCCACCGCCGACCTGTCCTGGCGGCTGAAGTGA